One Rhodococcus sp. P1Y DNA window includes the following coding sequences:
- a CDS encoding SDR family NAD(P)-dependent oxidoreductase encodes MNLSGRSAFVSGSTEGIGYEIARSLAVEGVDVTVNGRDAAKLDHAVASLQREAPAVSVDGVAADFGVAADVERLCSEIVDVDILVCNVGLFELKAFQDISDADWQRYFDVNVMSGVRLARRLMPGMLRRNWGRIVFVNSESAVDVPADMIHYGATKAALLSLGNGLAKLTEGTAVTVNSVLGGPTYSAGVARTVEMIAEQQSIPVDDMKAAIVSANSASLLQRFIEPAEIANMVAFLASPAASATNGTAVRVDGGIGASRPVRA; translated from the coding sequence ATGAATCTCAGCGGCAGGTCGGCGTTCGTCAGCGGTTCCACCGAGGGAATCGGCTATGAGATCGCCAGGAGTCTGGCGGTCGAAGGTGTAGACGTGACCGTCAACGGCCGTGACGCAGCGAAGCTCGATCACGCCGTCGCGTCGCTGCAGCGCGAGGCCCCTGCAGTATCGGTCGACGGCGTCGCAGCAGATTTCGGTGTGGCGGCAGACGTCGAGCGTCTGTGCAGCGAGATCGTCGACGTGGACATACTCGTGTGCAATGTCGGACTCTTCGAACTCAAAGCCTTCCAGGACATATCCGACGCCGACTGGCAGCGGTACTTCGACGTCAACGTCATGAGCGGCGTCCGACTCGCGCGACGTCTGATGCCGGGGATGCTGCGGAGGAACTGGGGTCGGATCGTGTTCGTGAACAGTGAATCCGCCGTCGACGTTCCGGCGGACATGATTCACTACGGCGCCACCAAGGCAGCACTGCTGTCGCTCGGGAACGGTCTCGCCAAGCTCACCGAAGGCACTGCCGTGACCGTCAATTCGGTACTCGGTGGGCCCACCTACTCGGCTGGCGTCGCACGGACCGTCGAGATGATCGCCGAACAGCAGTCGATTCCCGTCGACGACATGAAAGCAGCGATCGTGAGCGCGAACTCGGCGTCTCTACTGCAGAGATTCATCGAGCCCGCCGAAATAGCGAACATGGTGGCATTCCTCGCCAGCCCCGCTGCATCTGCGACCAACGGCACTGCCGTGCGCGTCGACGGGGGCATTGGCGCTTCGCGCCCCGTGCGTGCGTAG
- a CDS encoding GGDEF domain-containing protein: MLFSSRGPQGFLSQAWVVVVLMIQMAVALRWFFGPLPVRRDFIGFAIFGDVGLTSVLVLYEPFGALIGCGLFVVTGALCTYFLSPRWLLAHLAWCVGFISITTIRACYAQVEDLATPIAGGLVILAINSAIPFVAHIAWTAIGRDARRSLLDPLTGLLNRRGIDDAAHELVGKSHKRRHSLVVVVVDIDRFKAVNDFYGHDAGDEVIISVATRLRAVVEDGGVVARTGGEEFLIVFASPIDQAHDLIYRIGQHIYRPSDPIPVTVSVGAAIVSDPSELWGDGASVIVKATRAADSMMYRAKYDGGNRTATMQM, from the coding sequence ATGCTGTTCAGCAGCCGCGGGCCACAGGGATTCCTGTCCCAAGCATGGGTCGTAGTCGTGCTGATGATCCAGATGGCCGTCGCGCTTCGATGGTTTTTCGGTCCACTACCCGTACGCCGCGACTTCATCGGTTTCGCAATATTCGGCGATGTAGGTCTCACGTCGGTGCTTGTTCTGTACGAACCGTTCGGGGCCCTGATCGGGTGCGGATTGTTCGTCGTCACCGGCGCATTGTGTACGTACTTTCTGAGCCCCCGATGGCTGCTCGCACACTTGGCGTGGTGCGTCGGATTCATTTCCATCACGACCATCCGGGCGTGTTACGCCCAAGTCGAGGACCTCGCCACACCCATCGCCGGCGGTCTGGTGATACTTGCCATCAACAGCGCCATTCCATTCGTCGCGCACATCGCCTGGACCGCCATCGGACGCGACGCGCGACGTTCGCTCCTGGATCCGCTGACCGGCCTCCTCAATCGACGCGGGATAGACGACGCAGCACACGAACTGGTCGGTAAGAGTCACAAGCGCCGGCACAGTCTCGTCGTGGTCGTCGTCGATATCGACAGATTCAAGGCAGTCAACGACTTCTACGGTCACGATGCAGGGGACGAGGTCATCATCTCGGTGGCCACAAGGCTCCGCGCCGTCGTGGAGGACGGGGGCGTCGTCGCGCGTACGGGAGGGGAGGAGTTCCTGATCGTGTTCGCCAGTCCTATCGACCAAGCACACGATCTGATCTACCGAATCGGACAGCACATCTATCGGCCGAGCGACCCTATCCCGGTCACCGTCAGCGTCGGTGCAGCCATCGTGTCCGACCCATCGGAGCTGTGGGGCGACGGGGCCTCGGTCATCGTCAAGGCAACTCGCGCGGCCGATTCGATGATGTACCGGGCCAAGTACGACGGCGGAAACCGCACCGCCACAATGCAAATGTAA
- a CDS encoding SdpI family protein, translating into MIVVSILMFVLALVVGSVAASALAGKLPRNRWAGVRTAESMRDDDTFVLANKIAAPTTAAAALLLFVGGAAALMLTGAFAVVAVVVCIIAAFVTAGVGGSVGARAAAAKPVEEVGGCGHACISCSLKDACAPS; encoded by the coding sequence GTGATCGTTGTGTCGATACTGATGTTCGTGCTGGCCCTCGTCGTCGGCTCGGTTGCCGCCAGTGCCCTGGCGGGTAAGTTGCCGCGCAACCGGTGGGCAGGCGTACGCACTGCCGAGTCGATGCGTGACGACGACACATTCGTTCTGGCCAACAAGATCGCCGCACCGACGACCGCCGCTGCGGCTCTTCTTCTGTTCGTCGGCGGCGCCGCCGCGCTGATGCTCACCGGCGCATTCGCCGTCGTCGCGGTCGTCGTCTGCATCATTGCCGCGTTCGTGACGGCCGGCGTCGGTGGCTCGGTCGGCGCACGCGCAGCGGCCGCGAAGCCCGTCGAGGAAGTCGGCGGCTGCGGCCACGCCTGTATTTCGTGCAGCCTCAAGGATGCATGCGCGCCGAGCTGA
- a CDS encoding branched-chain amino acid transporter permease, translating to MVDYWYVAASLAVAVGITFSLRAVPFVVRSRLRESALLDALGKWMPLGAVAILAVYALSSIDLGTSSHGVPQVAGVVTTVGIHLWRRNIALSILSGTVVCVGLMNWVF from the coding sequence GTGGTTGATTACTGGTACGTCGCGGCGTCCCTGGCCGTCGCCGTAGGAATTACGTTCTCACTGCGAGCAGTTCCGTTCGTGGTGCGCTCGAGGTTGCGTGAATCCGCACTGCTCGACGCACTGGGGAAGTGGATGCCACTCGGCGCCGTCGCCATCCTCGCGGTCTACGCGCTGTCCTCCATCGACCTGGGCACCTCGTCACACGGCGTCCCACAGGTCGCCGGCGTCGTCACGACGGTCGGCATACACCTCTGGCGTCGCAACATCGCCCTCAGCATCCTCAGCGGCACCGTGGTGTGCGTCGGGCTGATGAACTGGGTCTTCTGA
- a CDS encoding lipase family protein: MSQFGKGFLVRVVAAAALVLGSSAYVAQADPGPGSPIPANDPFYSWDGSLDVAPGSVLRSRPMTFATPTQTTPIKGDQVLYRTTDQQGDSVVTVATVLRPLIPGPTKIVSYHMAYDALGSQCDPSYTLSGGATSQIATAEQAVIAGYLAAGYTVVAPDYEGEELEWTVGRQSGYAALDGVRAAQAFLQLPTSTPVGLLGYSGGSVPTQWGAEVAPSYAPELNIVGVAAGGVPVDFAHNLPYVSGSPKWAGVIPALIVAYQRAYGLDTSEFVSDYGLQVMDQVDQECIAQFADDYPTLTDADMVKAPYTSLLDVPAVVEIINDNIMGISGTPRAPLFLAVGHSDPIGDTVMITADVQALAHEYCGRGVNVQYAQYDGLNHELAFPPFEAQAFQFLGERFAGGPTHSNCATIPVGNSLAPTPVP; the protein is encoded by the coding sequence ATGTCACAGTTCGGTAAAGGCTTTCTCGTCAGGGTGGTTGCTGCAGCGGCGCTCGTCCTCGGCTCCAGCGCGTACGTTGCTCAGGCTGATCCTGGGCCAGGCTCGCCGATTCCGGCGAACGATCCGTTCTACAGCTGGGACGGCTCACTCGACGTCGCTCCCGGCTCTGTGCTCCGCTCGCGACCGATGACGTTCGCGACGCCGACGCAGACCACACCCATCAAGGGTGATCAGGTCCTCTACCGAACCACCGATCAGCAGGGCGACAGCGTCGTCACAGTTGCGACGGTTCTGCGGCCTCTGATCCCCGGGCCGACGAAGATCGTCTCCTACCACATGGCCTACGACGCTCTCGGATCTCAGTGCGATCCGTCGTACACACTCAGTGGTGGCGCGACCAGCCAGATCGCCACTGCCGAACAAGCCGTCATCGCCGGGTATCTCGCCGCGGGATACACCGTCGTCGCACCCGATTACGAGGGTGAAGAGCTCGAGTGGACGGTTGGGCGGCAGTCCGGATACGCCGCGCTCGACGGAGTTCGAGCGGCGCAGGCGTTCTTGCAGCTGCCCACCTCGACGCCGGTCGGATTGCTCGGGTACTCCGGCGGGTCGGTTCCGACGCAGTGGGGAGCCGAGGTCGCGCCGAGCTACGCGCCGGAACTGAACATCGTCGGCGTCGCCGCAGGTGGTGTGCCCGTCGACTTCGCGCACAATCTTCCGTATGTGAGTGGCAGCCCCAAATGGGCAGGTGTGATTCCGGCACTCATCGTCGCCTACCAGCGCGCGTACGGTCTCGACACGAGCGAGTTCGTTTCGGACTACGGCTTACAGGTGATGGATCAGGTCGACCAGGAATGTATCGCCCAGTTCGCCGACGACTACCCCACTCTCACCGACGCCGACATGGTGAAGGCGCCGTACACCTCGCTCCTCGATGTTCCGGCCGTCGTCGAAATCATCAACGACAACATCATGGGTATCTCCGGCACACCGAGAGCTCCGTTGTTCTTGGCGGTCGGGCATTCGGATCCCATCGGCGATACCGTCATGATCACCGCCGATGTTCAAGCGCTCGCGCACGAATACTGCGGCCGCGGCGTGAACGTGCAGTATGCGCAGTACGACGGGTTGAACCACGAGCTGGCGTTCCCGCCGTTCGAGGCCCAAGCGTTCCAGTTCCTTGGCGAGCGGTTCGCGGGCGGACCGACGCACAGTAACTGCGCAACTATTCCGGTGGGCAATTCCTTGGCGCCGACGCCGGTTCCGTAA
- a CDS encoding DUF1648 domain-containing protein has protein sequence MRAELTVAKQRTFDPAGVIFGVLVPIAAAALGVIVVRLWTPRLPEQIATHWSGTEPDGFTNPSTSAWTLAIVIVLVGGGCSAVAALAHALLVMRRLMLMIGLTVVGLITVLQLAVLATQLDVTDVDSVEVPGWALGVGTLVGFAVGLLGATLLRDYRDRVIADAPPPASLPRGSEELPIVEPIGAGRVAMTVLFGILAAAAALTCWLSESWWPVAIFVPLAVMSASLMRYELVVDRLGIHVRTLGMAAFDYSANEVTGSSVREVDPFTDFGGWGLRSKGHGNYAVATSKGPAVFITFANGQRLTITTPRAEQIVGAINTLASER, from the coding sequence ATGCGCGCCGAGCTGACAGTGGCGAAACAGCGGACGTTCGATCCCGCGGGCGTGATCTTCGGCGTCCTGGTACCTATCGCAGCCGCTGCTCTCGGCGTGATCGTTGTGCGGCTCTGGACCCCGCGTCTACCCGAGCAGATCGCGACGCACTGGTCGGGCACGGAACCCGACGGATTCACCAACCCGTCGACAAGCGCGTGGACATTGGCGATCGTCATCGTCTTGGTCGGCGGTGGGTGCAGCGCGGTTGCCGCTCTCGCGCACGCTTTGCTCGTCATGCGTCGGCTGATGCTGATGATCGGCCTGACGGTCGTCGGTCTCATCACCGTCCTTCAACTCGCAGTGTTGGCCACTCAGCTCGACGTCACCGATGTCGACAGCGTCGAGGTTCCCGGCTGGGCGCTCGGTGTCGGCACACTGGTGGGATTTGCCGTCGGCCTGCTGGGAGCGACACTGCTGCGTGACTACCGCGACCGCGTCATCGCGGACGCGCCGCCTCCTGCCTCGCTTCCGCGTGGAAGCGAAGAGCTTCCGATCGTCGAACCCATCGGCGCAGGCCGAGTCGCCATGACCGTCCTGTTCGGAATACTCGCGGCTGCGGCCGCGCTGACCTGCTGGTTGTCAGAGTCCTGGTGGCCTGTCGCGATCTTCGTCCCGCTCGCGGTGATGTCGGCGTCGCTGATGCGCTACGAACTCGTCGTCGACCGCCTGGGGATCCACGTAAGGACGCTCGGGATGGCCGCATTCGACTATTCGGCGAACGAGGTCACCGGCTCTTCGGTCCGCGAGGTCGATCCCTTCACGGACTTCGGCGGATGGGGTCTACGCTCCAAGGGGCACGGCAACTACGCGGTGGCGACGTCCAAGGGACCGGCGGTGTTCATCACCTTCGCAAACGGACAGCGATTGACCATCACCACCCCGCGCGCCGAACAGATCGTGGGCGCCATCAACACTCTCGCGTCCGAACGCTGA
- a CDS encoding AfsR/SARP family transcriptional regulator, protein MSELRIRVLGPVQAELDGSEVRLSKPRHREILSLLVIGRGRTVSTTSLVDDLWEDAPAGAAGIVQTFIGELRKIIEPDRAARVPASILVTRGSGYALNLPRGAVDLWRAEQLLGAHEHECALAEWRGSAFEEFDDRMWARGERARIAELRAGAVEHLAGGRLALGRTDEVIALIDPHVDAHPWREDGWRLLALALYRSGRQGDALAVLRRARTTLARGLGLDPSERLTDLEQRIREHDRDLLAQGTSILMQTASIQARAGARSQLESATALLPLLALSGSVDAATERRVATIIAAEEFGDPELSARVIVRYDVPGSWTRSDDPAKSAVIVAAADRVIAALPSTASDRVRARLLATIAMESRGIGSRMAEAQEAEAIARRLGDPALLALALSARYLQSFETTGRAGIRADIGSEITRLALDSELSTFEIAGRLIRMQALCALDDISSAAVEADLVDALAGRFERPLASVFTAWFRHTFLGGPRPSDGPEMPGFRTGLKELADLTTAVRNGNDLPGAHCGPYEPWCRPIILAHNERHEEASSSLDVVPDPPNDLMTEVCWYLIGTAALAEQHEDSARRAYDALRPAVHERAAGSGAVDSGPVGPLVEALGNAIGRRD, encoded by the coding sequence GTGAGCGAACTGCGGATCCGTGTCCTCGGGCCCGTGCAGGCCGAGCTGGATGGTTCGGAAGTTCGTCTGTCCAAGCCCCGGCACCGCGAGATCCTGTCTCTGCTGGTGATCGGCCGTGGCAGAACGGTGTCGACGACGAGTCTCGTCGACGATCTCTGGGAGGATGCTCCGGCCGGTGCTGCTGGGATCGTTCAGACCTTCATCGGGGAGCTTCGGAAAATCATCGAACCCGATCGCGCCGCCCGGGTGCCCGCGTCGATCCTGGTGACGCGAGGGTCCGGGTACGCGCTGAACCTGCCACGAGGTGCGGTGGATCTGTGGCGAGCCGAACAATTGCTTGGGGCCCACGAGCACGAGTGTGCGTTGGCGGAATGGCGAGGTAGCGCGTTCGAGGAGTTCGACGATCGGATGTGGGCGAGAGGTGAACGCGCTCGAATCGCCGAACTACGCGCAGGCGCCGTCGAACATCTCGCAGGCGGCAGGTTGGCGCTCGGCCGTACCGACGAGGTGATCGCACTGATCGACCCACATGTAGACGCGCACCCGTGGAGGGAGGATGGCTGGCGGCTGCTCGCGCTTGCTCTGTACCGGTCGGGGCGCCAGGGCGACGCGCTTGCAGTTCTTCGACGCGCCCGAACCACTCTCGCCCGCGGGCTCGGCTTGGACCCCAGCGAACGCTTGACCGATCTCGAACAGCGCATCCGAGAACACGACCGCGATCTGCTTGCCCAAGGCACTTCGATCCTCATGCAGACTGCGTCGATTCAGGCCCGCGCCGGCGCACGTTCTCAACTCGAGAGTGCCACAGCACTTCTCCCGTTGCTCGCTTTGTCCGGATCGGTCGACGCGGCCACCGAACGCCGGGTTGCGACGATCATTGCAGCCGAGGAATTCGGAGATCCCGAACTGAGTGCACGGGTGATCGTCCGGTACGACGTTCCAGGAAGTTGGACTCGGTCGGACGACCCGGCGAAGTCTGCAGTCATCGTCGCCGCTGCCGACCGTGTCATAGCCGCACTGCCTTCGACAGCATCGGATCGAGTGCGGGCGCGGCTGCTCGCCACGATTGCGATGGAGTCGCGAGGCATCGGGAGCCGGATGGCCGAGGCACAGGAGGCCGAAGCAATCGCCCGTCGCCTCGGGGATCCTGCCCTTCTGGCCCTTGCGCTGAGCGCCCGCTATCTACAGAGTTTCGAGACGACCGGTCGGGCTGGCATCAGAGCGGATATCGGCAGCGAAATCACCCGGCTTGCACTGGATTCCGAGCTGTCGACGTTCGAGATTGCGGGACGCCTCATCAGAATGCAGGCTCTGTGCGCGCTCGACGACATCTCGAGTGCCGCCGTCGAAGCTGACCTTGTCGACGCTCTGGCAGGGCGTTTCGAGCGTCCATTGGCGTCGGTGTTCACCGCGTGGTTTCGGCACACTTTCCTCGGCGGTCCACGTCCATCGGACGGTCCGGAGATGCCAGGCTTCCGAACCGGACTGAAGGAACTGGCAGACCTCACGACGGCGGTCCGAAACGGAAACGATCTTCCCGGCGCGCACTGTGGACCCTACGAGCCGTGGTGTCGACCGATCATACTGGCGCACAACGAAAGACATGAGGAAGCGTCGAGCAGCTTGGATGTCGTCCCCGATCCACCGAATGACTTGATGACCGAGGTGTGTTGGTACCTGATCGGGACGGCGGCTCTCGCCGAACAGCATGAAGATTCTGCCCGACGCGCGTACGACGCTCTTCGGCCCGCGGTACACGAGCGGGCCGCAGGCAGCGGGGCCGTCGACTCAGGTCCGGTCGGACCGCTGGTCGAGGCGCTCGGGAATGCTATCGGACGACGCGATTGA
- the leuS gene encoding leucine--tRNA ligase, with amino-acid sequence MHEGGSNAWTNPIRLVGVTDPVEPSSATVPEHRYTADVAGRIEQQWQDLWDEQGIFDAPNPVGELAGEVPKDKLFVQDMFPYPSGSGLHVGHPLGYIATDVFARFHRMHGRNVLHALGYDAFGLPAEQYAVQTGTHPRSTTEANIANMRRQLRRLGLGHDRRRSFSTTDVDFYHWTQWIFLQIFNSWYDEDQQKARPISELESSFADGSRALDDGREWSSLTASDKASVLDSFRLVYESNSMVNWCPGLGTVLANEEVTADGRSDRGNFPVFRKNLRQWMMRITAYSDRLIDDLEYLDWPDKIKTIQRNWIGRSRGAEVSFASSSSSKIWVFTTRPDTLFGASYIVLAPEHDLVDGLVASEWPADVSDVWTGGAPTPAEAVAAYRSSIAAKSDLERQENKEKTGVFLGSYAENPVNGEQVPVFIADYVLTGYGTGAIMAVPGHDQRDWEFATKFGLPIREVIAGGDVTEAAYTGEGALVNSGFLEGLSTSDAKAAVIAKLEEDGNGRGTIQYKLRDWLFARQRYWGEPFPIVYDADGNAHALPESVLPVELPEVEDFAPVSFDPDDASSEPSPPLAKASDWVNIELDLGDGLQTYRRDTNVMPQWAGSSWYQLRYIDPTNSETFADPENEKYWVGPRPDIHGPNDPGGVDLYVGGQEHAVLHLMYARFWHKVLFDLGHVSSSEPYRRLYNQGYIQAYAFTDARGVYVPAEEVEERDGGWFYQGEPVNREYGKMGKSLKNSVSPDDIFAEYGADTLRFYEMSMGPLDTSRPWATKDVVGAQRFLQRVWRLVLDEETGDVRVTDEKPTEDTLRVLNRIIDGVEADYTALRDNTAGAKLIELTNHLTKAYPDGAPRGVVEPLILMLAPMAPHLSEELWKQLGHDRSLAHGPFPRVEKKWLVADTVDYPIQVNGKVRSRITVPADSTNGDVEKAALAEEKIAALLDGKAPTKVIVIPGRMVNIVLK; translated from the coding sequence ATGCACGAGGGCGGAAGTAATGCCTGGACGAACCCCATTAGGCTGGTGGGTGTGACCGATCCAGTCGAACCGTCGTCAGCGACCGTCCCCGAGCACCGCTACACCGCGGACGTGGCAGGGCGCATCGAACAGCAGTGGCAGGACCTGTGGGATGAGCAGGGCATTTTCGACGCCCCCAACCCCGTCGGTGAGCTCGCAGGCGAGGTCCCCAAGGACAAGCTCTTCGTGCAGGACATGTTCCCGTATCCGTCGGGCAGCGGGCTACACGTCGGACACCCACTCGGATACATCGCCACGGACGTCTTCGCCCGGTTCCACCGCATGCACGGACGCAACGTTCTGCACGCTCTCGGTTACGACGCCTTCGGGCTGCCGGCCGAGCAGTACGCCGTGCAGACCGGCACACACCCTCGATCGACCACCGAGGCCAACATCGCGAACATGCGGCGCCAGCTGCGTCGGCTGGGTCTCGGGCATGATCGACGGCGATCCTTCTCGACGACGGACGTGGATTTCTACCACTGGACTCAGTGGATCTTCCTGCAGATCTTCAACTCCTGGTACGACGAGGACCAGCAGAAGGCACGGCCGATCTCGGAGCTGGAATCGTCGTTCGCCGACGGTTCGCGCGCGTTGGACGACGGCCGGGAATGGTCGTCGCTGACTGCGTCGGACAAGGCGTCCGTGCTGGATTCGTTCCGTCTGGTCTACGAGTCCAACTCGATGGTCAACTGGTGCCCGGGTCTGGGAACCGTGCTGGCGAACGAGGAAGTGACCGCGGACGGACGAAGCGATCGAGGGAACTTCCCTGTCTTCCGAAAGAACCTCCGGCAGTGGATGATGCGTATCACTGCGTACTCCGATCGCCTCATCGACGACCTCGAGTACCTGGACTGGCCGGACAAAATCAAGACCATTCAGCGCAACTGGATCGGCCGGTCCCGCGGTGCCGAGGTGTCGTTCGCAAGCAGCTCGTCATCTAAAATTTGGGTGTTCACAACTCGTCCGGACACCCTGTTCGGCGCGAGCTACATCGTCCTTGCCCCCGAACACGACCTGGTCGACGGATTGGTCGCGTCGGAGTGGCCCGCCGACGTTTCCGATGTGTGGACCGGTGGCGCCCCGACACCCGCGGAAGCCGTTGCGGCGTATCGCAGTTCGATCGCGGCCAAGTCCGACCTCGAGCGTCAGGAGAACAAGGAGAAGACCGGCGTCTTCCTCGGTTCCTACGCCGAGAACCCAGTCAACGGTGAGCAGGTTCCGGTATTCATCGCCGACTACGTCCTCACTGGATACGGCACCGGCGCGATCATGGCCGTTCCCGGTCACGATCAGCGCGACTGGGAATTCGCCACCAAGTTCGGTCTGCCCATCCGGGAAGTCATCGCGGGTGGTGACGTCACCGAGGCGGCTTACACCGGCGAGGGCGCGTTGGTGAACTCTGGGTTCCTGGAGGGACTTTCGACCTCCGATGCGAAGGCCGCGGTGATCGCCAAGCTGGAAGAGGACGGCAACGGCCGCGGAACCATTCAGTACAAGCTGCGCGACTGGCTGTTCGCCCGTCAGCGTTACTGGGGCGAACCGTTCCCCATCGTCTACGACGCCGACGGCAACGCCCATGCCCTCCCGGAATCGGTTCTGCCGGTGGAGCTTCCCGAGGTCGAGGACTTCGCACCGGTCTCCTTCGACCCGGATGACGCAAGTTCCGAGCCCTCCCCGCCGCTGGCGAAGGCGTCGGATTGGGTGAATATCGAGCTCGATCTGGGTGACGGTCTGCAGACCTACCGGCGTGACACCAACGTCATGCCGCAGTGGGCGGGCAGCTCGTGGTACCAGCTGCGCTACATCGATCCGACCAACTCCGAGACATTCGCGGACCCGGAGAACGAGAAGTACTGGGTCGGACCGCGTCCGGACATTCACGGGCCCAACGATCCTGGCGGAGTAGACCTCTATGTCGGTGGGCAGGAACATGCCGTCCTGCACCTGATGTACGCACGGTTCTGGCACAAGGTGCTGTTCGACCTGGGCCACGTGAGTTCGAGTGAGCCGTACCGTCGTCTCTACAACCAGGGTTACATCCAGGCGTACGCGTTCACCGATGCGCGCGGGGTCTACGTGCCCGCGGAAGAAGTCGAAGAGCGCGACGGCGGCTGGTTCTACCAGGGTGAACCGGTCAATCGTGAGTACGGGAAGATGGGCAAGAGCCTCAAGAACTCCGTCTCCCCCGACGACATCTTCGCCGAGTACGGCGCCGACACCCTGCGGTTCTACGAGATGTCGATGGGGCCGCTGGACACCTCGCGTCCGTGGGCGACCAAGGACGTCGTCGGCGCGCAGCGTTTCCTGCAGCGCGTATGGCGTCTGGTGCTCGACGAGGAGACCGGCGACGTGCGCGTCACCGACGAGAAGCCCACCGAGGACACGCTGCGTGTCCTCAACCGGATCATCGACGGTGTCGAAGCGGATTACACTGCGCTGCGCGACAATACGGCAGGCGCGAAGCTGATCGAGCTGACCAATCACCTCACCAAGGCGTACCCGGACGGTGCTCCGCGCGGAGTTGTCGAGCCGTTGATCCTGATGCTCGCACCCATGGCGCCTCACCTGTCCGAGGAGCTGTGGAAGCAACTGGGTCACGACCGCTCACTCGCGCACGGTCCGTTCCCGCGGGTGGAGAAGAAGTGGCTCGTCGCCGACACTGTCGACTACCCCATCCAGGTCAACGGCAAGGTCCGCAGTCGCATCACCGTTCCGGCCGACTCCACCAACGGCGACGTCGAGAAAGCCGCGTTGGCCGAGGAGAAGATTGCTGCACTCCTGGACGGCAAAGCGCCGACGAAGGTCATCGTGATCCCGGGTCGAATGGTCAACATCGTTCTGAAGTAA
- a CDS encoding thioesterase domain-containing protein, producing the protein MTVVNDYSKMAFTDLVDSTVTAYATPTIVPIRATGTLAPAFCIHPIEGLTSCYAELVEHFDEDRPVYGVQAVSGRPATLTALATHYADEILAVSAGRPVHLVGMAFGGLLAHAIAVELQQRGSVVDNLVMVGIDPMRRSSDPQNDLLERMGDVIDRSRAEEMLALASHNEKLALGHFPGVFVGTAFVVSAVDADNGSAWHPFVSGDVLKYTVPDIADLALVGQLLNRVVR; encoded by the coding sequence ATGACCGTTGTGAACGACTACTCGAAGATGGCCTTCACGGACCTTGTAGACAGCACGGTCACCGCGTACGCAACACCGACCATCGTGCCGATCCGAGCGACGGGAACCCTGGCGCCGGCATTCTGCATTCATCCGATCGAGGGCCTCACCAGTTGCTACGCAGAGCTGGTCGAACACTTCGACGAGGATCGTCCGGTCTACGGTGTGCAGGCGGTCAGCGGACGCCCCGCGACACTCACGGCCCTCGCCACCCACTACGCCGATGAGATTCTCGCAGTCAGTGCGGGTCGACCGGTACATCTCGTCGGGATGGCATTCGGGGGCCTACTTGCTCACGCCATCGCCGTCGAACTGCAGCAGCGAGGAAGCGTCGTCGACAACCTCGTCATGGTCGGTATCGACCCGATGCGCCGATCTTCCGACCCCCAGAACGATCTTCTGGAACGAATGGGCGATGTCATCGATCGCAGTCGTGCAGAGGAGATGCTCGCTCTCGCCAGTCACAACGAGAAGTTGGCCCTCGGGCATTTCCCCGGCGTCTTCGTCGGAACGGCGTTCGTCGTATCCGCCGTGGACGCCGACAACGGCTCCGCGTGGCACCCCTTCGTCAGCGGTGATGTTCTCAAGTACACCGTTCCCGACATCGCCGACCTCGCGCTTGTCGGGCAACTACTCAATCGCGTCGTCCGATAG